The following proteins come from a genomic window of Streptococcus pneumoniae:
- a CDS encoding ATP-binding protein — MKKSDVLDLIKYHYEGRETEFRNQSIAIARNFNKHGDTQIAQYIMGLMSQSDRFMPQIENPSEYLTPAKLDIGPLPLPLSIMNDLKGIINAVNHHIGINKFLFVGSPGTGKTESVKQVARLIGKELLVVDFSHLVDSKLGQTVKNLATLFNEINNLPFKQNYIILFDEIDSIVLDRVNQNDLREMGRVTSAFLKELDRLSPEIVLIATTNLFENLDKAVTRRFDAIIDFDRYTDEDKVEVATIILNELLKQFKNVARDLKLFKKIINSANVIPNPGDLRNSIRTSLAFSDPSDPHDYQKRLLRSLHNGRNLSISKLSKLGFTVREIEILTGVSKSSVSRELSED; from the coding sequence ATGAAAAAATCAGATGTTCTTGATTTAATAAAGTATCATTATGAGGGCAGAGAGACAGAATTTAGAAATCAATCCATAGCAATTGCTCGGAACTTCAATAAACATGGTGATACACAAATAGCACAATATATTATGGGGTTAATGTCTCAAAGTGATAGATTCATGCCACAAATAGAAAATCCTAGTGAGTATTTGACTCCTGCTAAACTAGATATTGGTCCTCTCCCATTGCCTCTTTCAATTATGAATGATTTAAAAGGAATAATAAACGCTGTCAATCATCATATTGGAATAAATAAATTTTTATTTGTGGGATCTCCAGGTACTGGAAAAACTGAAAGTGTAAAGCAGGTGGCTAGACTTATTGGCAAGGAATTACTTGTAGTAGATTTCAGTCACTTAGTAGATAGTAAGCTAGGGCAAACAGTCAAAAACTTAGCAACTCTTTTTAATGAAATCAATAATCTTCCTTTCAAGCAAAATTATATCATCCTATTTGATGAAATTGATTCCATAGTGTTGGATAGGGTTAATCAGAATGATTTAAGAGAAATGGGACGAGTGACTTCTGCCTTTTTAAAGGAGTTGGATAGGCTGTCACCAGAAATTGTATTAATTGCAACAACAAATCTTTTTGAAAATCTTGATAAAGCAGTTACGAGAAGATTCGATGCCATAATTGACTTTGACCGTTATACTGATGAAGATAAAGTAGAAGTAGCTACTATTATTTTAAATGAGTTATTAAAGCAATTTAAGAATGTAGCTAGAGATTTAAAATTATTTAAAAAAATTATCAATAGTGCCAATGTAATACCGAATCCTGGTGATTTGAGAAACTCAATAAGAACGTCATTGGCATTTAGTGATCCATCAGATCCGCATGATTACCAAAAACGCCTGCTAAGAAGTTTGCATAATGGTAGAAATTTATCTATTTCTAAATTATCGAAGCTAGGTTTTACTGTTAGAGAAATTGAGATTTTGACAGGTGTTTCTAAGAGTAGTGTATCACGAGAGTTAAGCGAGGATTAA
- a CDS encoding S8 family peptidase translates to MGPITIPKKTIITLEHLKYLHFSLEETKTYWEKNNIIDGILISIYYNRIVAKSNRINGYFNVGGGNPFPNDTIVGAKFNDEKTKHIVTHYISRDALNKTITVLSKIIEVFEEHFDRAITCEMFSDSSTFASINFSEYGISKSKFQQYLRDSCFIENFGVEHTTVSDIQNSIVTFYDVHTDIFRLLNKLNIDISEANIMNQTTVLLDEKNIELLLSKAPYLVSMIVEDFSKLSVDDFSLDNNDLKINLPSPMNEPVVGVIDTLFDKRVYFNEWVEYHDFVSPDISKDSQDYKHGTAVTSLIVDGANLNPNLDDGCGNFRVRHFGVSLQSGFNSFTIIKQIKEIVSQNADIKVWNLSLGSNDEIRENFISAEGALLDEIQFENDVIFIIAGTNASVINGKRKRIGAPADSLNSIIVNSVDFNNQSVSYSREGIVLSFFVKPDVSYYGGGNGDFINVCEPLGLGRVAGTSFAAPFIARKMAYLIHIMGLSREEAKALLIDAAIPWNDKKTFTDLSLIGNGIVPIKMDDILSTPDDEIKFIVSDISRAYDTYNYDFPVPISSESYPYVAKATMCYFPNCSRKQGVDYTNTEMQLTFGRLKSDGIKSINKDNQHAEDSPGYVRENAARNIFRKWDNVKHIGESFTSRKRAKAILNPSNPQWGMSIKTIERLKSGDGQGVRFGVVVTLKELNGVNRIEDFIQQAELRGWLVNRLQVEAQVDLFNSLNEEIEFE, encoded by the coding sequence ATGGGACCAATAACTATACCCAAAAAAACAATAATTACATTGGAACATTTGAAGTATCTTCATTTTTCATTAGAAGAGACGAAAACATATTGGGAGAAAAATAACATTATCGATGGTATTTTGATCAGTATTTACTATAATCGAATTGTTGCCAAAAGTAACCGTATTAATGGCTATTTCAATGTAGGAGGAGGGAATCCATTCCCTAATGATACTATTGTGGGAGCAAAATTCAATGATGAGAAGACAAAACATATTGTTACTCATTATATTTCTAGAGATGCTCTTAATAAAACAATAACCGTTTTAAGTAAGATAATTGAAGTTTTTGAGGAACATTTTGATAGAGCGATAACATGTGAGATGTTTTCTGATTCATCAACGTTTGCTTCTATAAATTTTTCGGAGTATGGTATTTCAAAAAGCAAATTTCAACAGTATTTGAGAGATTCTTGCTTTATTGAGAATTTTGGAGTTGAGCACACTACTGTTTCTGATATTCAAAATTCTATCGTGACATTTTATGATGTCCATACAGACATTTTTAGATTACTGAATAAATTAAATATTGATATTTCAGAAGCTAATATCATGAATCAGACCACGGTCTTGCTTGATGAAAAAAATATTGAATTACTACTATCAAAAGCGCCCTATCTTGTCTCCATGATTGTGGAAGATTTTTCTAAGTTATCTGTAGATGATTTTTCTTTAGATAATAATGATTTAAAAATAAATCTTCCATCTCCAATGAACGAACCAGTTGTTGGCGTTATTGATACCTTATTTGACAAAAGAGTTTACTTTAATGAGTGGGTAGAATATCATGATTTTGTCTCACCTGATATTAGCAAAGATAGCCAAGATTACAAGCATGGGACAGCTGTGACTTCTTTAATCGTTGATGGAGCCAATTTGAACCCTAATCTGGATGATGGTTGTGGAAATTTTAGAGTGAGGCATTTTGGTGTGTCACTACAAAGTGGATTTAATTCATTTACAATCATAAAACAGATAAAAGAGATTGTTTCTCAGAATGCTGATATTAAGGTTTGGAATCTTTCTTTAGGGTCCAATGATGAAATAAGAGAAAATTTTATCTCTGCAGAGGGAGCATTATTAGACGAAATTCAATTTGAGAATGATGTAATTTTTATCATAGCTGGGACAAATGCTTCAGTAATAAATGGGAAACGCAAAAGAATAGGTGCTCCTGCTGATTCACTTAATTCTATAATAGTAAATTCTGTTGATTTTAATAATCAATCAGTGTCATATTCACGAGAGGGTATTGTTTTATCATTCTTTGTTAAACCAGATGTGTCATATTATGGAGGAGGAAATGGTGACTTTATAAATGTTTGTGAACCTCTAGGATTAGGTCGTGTAGCTGGAACAAGTTTTGCGGCACCTTTTATTGCAAGGAAAATGGCCTATCTCATTCATATTATGGGACTTAGCCGAGAAGAAGCGAAGGCTTTGCTAATTGATGCAGCAATACCCTGGAATGATAAGAAAACATTCACTGATTTATCTTTGATAGGAAATGGTATTGTTCCAATAAAAATGGATGATATTTTATCTACACCTGATGATGAAATTAAATTTATTGTGTCAGATATCTCTAGGGCTTATGATACCTATAATTATGATTTTCCAGTACCTATTTCTAGTGAGAGTTATCCATATGTAGCTAAAGCAACAATGTGTTATTTCCCTAACTGCTCAAGAAAACAAGGGGTTGATTATACAAATACTGAGATGCAGCTTACTTTTGGTAGGTTAAAGTCAGACGGTATCAAATCGATAAATAAAGACAACCAGCATGCCGAAGATTCCCCAGGATATGTGAGAGAAAATGCTGCTAGAAATATATTTAGGAAATGGGATAATGTCAAGCATATTGGAGAGTCGTTTACTTCTCGAAAGAGAGCTAAAGCAATTTTAAATCCATCTAATCCTCAGTGGGGGATGAGTATTAAAACAATCGAACGTTTGAAAAGCGGTGATGGACAAGGAGTACGTTTTGGTGTAGTAGTTACATTAAAAGAATTAAATGGGGTTAATCGTATTGAAGATTTTATTCAGCAAGCTGAATTACGCGGTTGGCTAGTTAATAGATTGCAAGTAGAAGCTCAAGTAGACCTCTTTAATAGTTTAAATGAAGAAATTGAATTTGAATAG
- the prmA gene encoding 50S ribosomal protein L11 methyltransferase codes for METWQELKVTVKREGEELVSNLLIELGAQGVAIEDSMDYVGNVDRFGEIFPEVEQQEEIVVTAYYPETVDVAAVEADLQARLAELTDFMDLGEVKMGTTALTEEDWADNWKKYYEPARITHDLTIVPSWTDYEATAGEKIIKLDPGMAFGTGTHPTTKMSLFALEQVLRGGETVLDVGTGSGVLSIASSLLGAKEIFAYDLDDVAVRVAQENIELNTGMENIHVAAGDLLKGVEIEADVIVANILADILIHLIDDAYRLVKDEGYLIMSGIIKDKWDMVRQSAESAGFFLETHMVQGEWNTCVFKKTKDISGVIGG; via the coding sequence ATGGAAACATGGCAAGAGTTAAAAGTTACAGTGAAGCGTGAGGGAGAGGAGTTGGTTTCCAATCTCTTGATTGAGTTAGGTGCCCAAGGGGTAGCAATTGAAGACAGCATGGACTATGTGGGAAATGTGGACCGATTCGGTGAAATTTTCCCAGAGGTGGAGCAACAGGAAGAAATCGTAGTGACCGCCTACTACCCTGAAACGGTTGATGTAGCAGCAGTTGAAGCGGATTTGCAGGCTCGTCTGGCAGAATTGACCGACTTTATGGACCTAGGAGAAGTCAAGATGGGCACGACTGCCTTGACTGAGGAAGACTGGGCTGACAACTGGAAGAAGTATTATGAACCGGCACGCATCACCCATGACCTGACCATCGTACCGTCATGGACGGACTATGAGGCAACAGCAGGAGAAAAGATTATCAAGCTGGATCCTGGTATGGCCTTTGGGACAGGGACCCACCCAACAACCAAGATGAGCCTCTTTGCCTTGGAACAGGTTCTTCGTGGTGGCGAAACAGTGCTAGATGTAGGGACTGGTTCAGGGGTTCTTTCTATTGCAAGCTCACTCCTAGGTGCCAAGGAGATTTTCGCCTATGACTTGGATGATGTGGCGGTTCGTGTCGCTCAGGAAAATATTGAGCTCAACACTGGTATGGAAAATATCCATGTAGCAGCAGGAGATTTGCTTAAGGGTGTGGAAATTGAGGCAGATGTGATTGTGGCTAATATCTTGGCGGATATCCTCATTCATCTAATAGACGATGCCTATCGTTTGGTCAAGGATGAAGGCTACCTCATCATGAGTGGCATTATCAAGGACAAGTGGGACATGGTGCGCCAGTCGGCTGAGTCAGCTGGATTTTTCCTCGAAACTCACATGGTTCAAGGGGAATGGAATACCTGTGTCTTTAAGAAAACCAAGGATATCTCTGGTGTGATTGGAGGCTAG
- a CDS encoding 16S rRNA (uracil(1498)-N(3))-methyltransferase, with translation MQQYFVKGSAVSPVTIEDRETSKHMFQVMRLKEDDEVTLVFDDGIKRLARVLDVEARQFELVEELDDNVELPVQVTISSGFPKGDKLEFITQKVTELGASQIWAFPADWSVAKWDGKKLGKKVEKLEKIALGAAEQSKRNVVPSIHLFENKADFLAQLDQFDRILVAYEEAAKEGEAAALIKAVTGLEKGAKLLFIFGPEGGLSPAEIENFEAKGAVLAGLGPRILRAETAPLYALSALSVLLELEK, from the coding sequence ATGCAACAGTATTTTGTCAAGGGGAGTGCAGTCTCTCCTGTCACCATCGAGGACAGGGAAACCAGCAAGCATATGTTTCAGGTTATGCGCTTGAAAGAAGATGATGAGGTTACTTTGGTCTTTGATGATGGAATTAAGCGCTTGGCGCGTGTGCTGGATGTGGAAGCTCGTCAGTTTGAATTGGTAGAAGAACTAGATGACAATGTGGAACTGCCCGTTCAAGTGACCATTTCATCTGGTTTTCCCAAGGGAGATAAGTTGGAGTTTATCACTCAAAAGGTGACGGAACTAGGTGCCAGCCAGATTTGGGCCTTCCCTGCCGATTGGTCCGTTGCTAAGTGGGATGGCAAGAAATTGGGTAAAAAGGTTGAAAAACTAGAAAAAATTGCTCTTGGAGCAGCAGAGCAAAGTAAGCGTAATGTTGTTCCAAGTATCCATCTTTTCGAGAATAAAGCAGACTTTCTAGCCCAACTTGACCAGTTTGACCGCATCTTAGTAGCCTATGAAGAGGCGGCCAAAGAAGGAGAAGCCGCTGCTCTTATAAAAGCAGTTACTGGACTCGAGAAAGGAGCCAAATTGCTCTTTATCTTTGGTCCAGAAGGTGGTCTGTCACCTGCGGAAATTGAAAATTTTGAAGCTAAGGGAGCTGTTTTGGCAGGACTTGGCCCTCGCATTCTAAGAGCAGAAACAGCACCGCTTTATGCCTTATCAGCCCTTAGTGTTTTATTAGAATTAGAGAAATAA
- the pepF gene encoding oligoendopeptidase F, with amino-acid sequence MEQKHRSEFPEKELWDLTALYQDREDFLRAIEKAREDINQFSRDYKGNLHTFEDFEKAFAELEQIYIQMSHIGNYGFMPQTTDYSNEEFANIAQAGMEFETDASVALTFFDDALVEADEEVLDRLGELPHLTAAIRQAKIKKAHYLGADVEKALTNLGEVFYSPQDIYTKMRAGDFEMADFEAHGKTYKNSFVTYENFYQNHEDAEVREKSFRSFSEGLRKHQNTAAAAYLAQVKSEKLLADMKGYDSVFDYLLAEQEVDRAMFDRQIDLIMKDFAPVAQRYLKHVAKVNGLEKMTFADWKLDLDSALNPAVTIDDAYDLVMKSVEPLGQEYCQEVARYQEERWVDFAANSGKDSGGYAADPYRVHPYVLMSWTGRLSDVYTLIHEIGHSGQFIFSDNHQSYFNAHMSTYYVEAPSTFNELLLSDYLENQSNDPRQKRFALAHRLTDTYFHNFITHLLEAAFQRKVYTLIEEGETFGASKLNSIMKEVLTDFWGDAIEIDDDAALTWMRQAHYYMGLYSYTYSAGLVISTAGYLHLKNSETGAEDWLNLLKSGGSKTPLESAMIIGADISTDKPLRDTIQFLSDTVDQIISYSAELGE; translated from the coding sequence ATGGAACAAAAACACCGTTCAGAATTTCCAGAGAAGGAACTTTGGGATTTAACAGCTCTATACCAAGACCGTGAGGATTTCTTGCGTGCAATCGAGAAAGCTCGCGAAGACATCAACCAATTTAGCCGTGACTATAAGGGCAATCTTCACACTTTTGAGGATTTTGAGAAGGCCTTTGCGGAATTGGAACAAATCTACATTCAGATGAGTCATATTGGCAACTATGGTTTTATGCCCCAGACGACAGACTATAGCAATGAAGAATTTGCCAACATTGCCCAAGCTGGGATGGAATTTGAAACAGATGCCAGTGTAGCCTTGACCTTCTTTGACGATGCCTTGGTGGAAGCTGATGAGGAAGTCTTGGATCGTTTGGGTGAGTTACCTCATTTGACGGCGGCCATTCGTCAGGCCAAAATCAAAAAAGCCCACTATCTAGGGGCTGATGTAGAAAAGGCCTTGACCAATCTCGGTGAAGTTTTCTACAGTCCGCAGGATATTTACACTAAGATGCGTGCTGGAGATTTTGAAATGGCTGACTTTGAGGCTCATGGCAAGACTTACAAAAACAGCTTTGTCACCTATGAGAATTTCTACCAAAACCATGAGGATGCTGAGGTTCGTGAGAAATCTTTCCGTTCCTTCTCAGAGGGACTTCGTAAGCACCAAAATACGGCTGCAGCAGCCTATCTGGCTCAGGTCAAGTCTGAAAAACTCTTGGCTGATATGAAGGGATACGACTCTGTCTTTGACTATCTTCTAGCTGAACAAGAAGTGGACCGTGCCATGTTTGACCGTCAGATTGACCTCATTATGAAGGACTTTGCGCCAGTTGCTCAGAGATACCTCAAGCATGTTGCCAAGGTTAATGGTCTTGAAAAGATGACCTTTGCTGACTGGAAATTGGACTTGGACAGCGCCCTCAATCCTGCAGTGACTATTGACGATGCCTATGATTTGGTCATGAAGTCGGTAGAACCTTTGGGGCAAGAATATTGTCAGGAAGTTGCTCGTTACCAAGAAGAGCGCTGGGTGGACTTTGCTGCTAACAGTGGCAAGGATTCCGGTGGTTATGCGGCGGACCCATATCGCGTACACCCTTATGTCCTCATGAGCTGGACAGGCCGTTTGAGCGATGTCTATACCTTGATTCATGAAATCGGGCATTCTGGTCAATTCATCTTTTCAGACAATCATCAAAGTTACTTCAATGCCCATATGTCGACCTACTATGTTGAAGCACCGTCAACCTTCAATGAATTGCTACTCAGTGATTACTTAGAGAACCAATCTAATGACCCACGTCAAAAACGCTTCGCTCTGGCTCATCGCTTGACAGACACCTACTTCCATAACTTTATCACCCACCTCTTGGAAGCCGCCTTCCAGCGTAAGGTGTATACATTGATTGAAGAAGGAGAAACCTTCGGAGCAAGCAAACTCAACAGTATTATGAAGGAAGTTTTGACAGATTTTTGGGGCGATGCCATTGAAATCGACGACGATGCAGCTTTGACTTGGATGCGCCAAGCTCACTACTATATGGGCTTGTATAGTTACACTTACTCTGCTGGTCTTGTCATCTCGACAGCTGGTTACCTTCATCTTAAAAACTCAGAAACTGGAGCTGAAGACTGGCTCAATCTCCTCAAATCAGGTGGTAGCAAGACACCACTTGAGTCAGCCATGATTATCGGTGCTGATATTTCAACAGACAAACCACTCCGTGATACCATCCAATTCTTGTCTGACACAGTTGACCAGATTATCTCCTATAGTGCTGAGTTGGGGGAGTAA
- a CDS encoding ArsR/SmtB family transcription factor — protein MEPDIFIITKLLSDPSRMHILDILMDGKAHTVNEIASSTKIKQHTVSYHLKLLTEAQVTTLQTYGRFHYYSLKSAAIAEMLEFLSFYSPQRDVKSYKQHIHKKELKVARTCYDHIAGELGISITNYLLQENLLSESEKDFQLTEAGKSYFQRKLHIDTDELKKKKRKFCPKCLDWSERKNHVGGALGNALLEFFSEKQLVIPAQTPRSLTITEQGKEFLEREWGI, from the coding sequence ATGGAACCAGATATTTTCATCATCACAAAACTCTTATCAGACCCTTCTCGGATGCACATTTTAGATATTCTAATGGATGGAAAAGCTCACACGGTTAACGAAATTGCCAGCTCTACCAAAATCAAGCAACATACTGTCAGCTATCACCTCAAATTACTTACCGAAGCGCAGGTAACCACTCTACAAACCTATGGACGTTTTCATTATTATTCTTTAAAAAGTGCTGCCATTGCAGAAATGCTGGAATTTCTCAGCTTCTACTCTCCTCAGCGTGATGTCAAAAGTTATAAACAACACATTCACAAAAAGGAATTAAAGGTCGCTCGCACCTGCTATGACCATATTGCTGGTGAGCTTGGCATTTCCATTACCAATTATCTCTTGCAAGAAAATCTCCTCAGCGAATCAGAAAAAGACTTCCAACTCACTGAAGCTGGGAAGTCTTATTTCCAAAGAAAATTACACATTGATACGGATGAATTGAAAAAGAAAAAACGGAAATTTTGCCCTAAATGTTTGGATTGGAGCGAACGTAAAAATCATGTCGGCGGAGCTCTCGGCAATGCTCTTTTAGAATTTTTCAGTGAAAAACAATTGGTCATCCCTGCACAAACGCCACGTTCACTTACCATTACAGAGCAGGGAAAAGAATTCCTCGAAAGGGAATGGGGGATTTAA
- a CDS encoding ABC transporter ATP-binding protein, protein MLYLWGKERVKKLSVKNLKKQYGSYEAVKGISFELGEGECLGILGINGAGKTSTLKMIYSLTSISSGEIDILGQNIETNRRKSKSCLGIVGQEDMLDMTLNVYDNLFAHGLCYGISSVELRKRIDSLLDFVQLSKHAQKMVNQLSGGMRRRLVLARALINRPDIIILDEPTVGLDIQSRNIIWDKLLELKELGVSIIITSHYMNEIEYLTDRVLMLHQGTIKEEGTVEDLLIKYDADNLETLFWGLTGTEKEDLHV, encoded by the coding sequence ATGCTCTATTTGTGGGGGAAAGAAAGAGTGAAGAAGTTAAGTGTTAAAAATCTAAAAAAGCAATATGGTTCTTATGAAGCTGTCAAGGGAATTAGCTTTGAATTGGGAGAAGGAGAGTGTTTGGGTATCTTGGGAATCAACGGTGCTGGCAAAACATCCACTTTAAAGATGATTTACTCACTGACCTCAATTTCCTCAGGAGAGATTGATATCTTGGGGCAAAATATTGAAACCAATCGTCGTAAGAGTAAATCTTGTCTGGGTATTGTAGGGCAGGAGGATATGCTGGACATGACCTTGAATGTTTATGATAATCTTTTTGCTCACGGTCTATGCTATGGTATCTCATCTGTCGAACTTAGGAAGAGAATCGATTCTCTCTTGGATTTTGTTCAACTGAGCAAACATGCGCAAAAGATGGTGAATCAGCTGTCGGGTGGGATGCGACGACGTCTTGTCTTGGCAAGAGCTCTCATCAATCGGCCTGATATTATCATTTTAGATGAACCGACAGTTGGTTTAGACATTCAATCCCGCAATATTATTTGGGATAAACTTTTGGAGTTGAAGGAATTAGGTGTTTCCATCATTATTACTTCCCACTATATGAATGAGATTGAATATTTGACAGATAGGGTGTTGATGCTCCACCAAGGGACTATCAAAGAAGAAGGAACTGTAGAAGACTTGCTCATCAAGTATGATGCTGACAACCTTGAGACGCTTTTTTGGGGGTTGACTGGGACAGAGAAGGAGGACTTGCATGTTTAA
- a CDS encoding ABC transporter permease — translation MFKLSFHSIGHVVVRNYMSFRNLFKISIVPNLIDPLFYLLAMGFGVGAYLTHVNGMLYRDFVITGLIAATAMSAATAETTVNAFIQYKIEKTYDAMLMTPINTNDIVVGQAIWAGIRAVIFGGIFWLISILITAHFHVLMLLIPLILFIVGYLFGVLGLIFTYLAPSREFLNYYNVLAIRPLYMFSDTFFPITSLPPILGDLTWFSPLYHATRMIRIIWGGEVTGLYLHLIWLIALALLITVLPMYMLHRRYYR, via the coding sequence ATGTTTAAGTTATCATTTCACTCCATCGGACACGTTGTGGTACGCAACTACATGAGTTTTAGAAATTTATTTAAAATTTCAATTGTCCCCAACCTTATCGACCCCCTCTTTTATCTTTTAGCAATGGGATTTGGAGTTGGTGCTTATTTGACGCATGTTAACGGTATGCTCTACCGTGATTTTGTCATTACAGGTTTAATTGCTGCGACTGCCATGTCTGCGGCCACCGCAGAAACAACGGTCAATGCCTTTATCCAGTATAAGATTGAAAAGACTTATGATGCTATGTTGATGACGCCAATCAATACGAATGATATTGTGGTGGGTCAGGCTATCTGGGCAGGTATTCGTGCAGTGATTTTTGGTGGGATTTTTTGGCTGATTTCCATACTTATCACAGCGCATTTTCATGTCTTGATGTTATTGATTCCTCTGATTTTATTTATAGTGGGTTATTTGTTTGGTGTTTTAGGACTAATCTTTACCTACTTGGCGCCGTCTAGGGAATTTCTGAATTACTACAATGTTTTGGCAATCCGTCCTCTTTATATGTTTTCAGATACCTTCTTTCCCATTACTTCCTTGCCCCCAATACTTGGTGATTTGACTTGGTTTTCTCCCTTGTATCACGCTACCCGCATGATTCGTATTATATGGGGAGGTGAGGTGACAGGTTTGTATCTTCATCTTATCTGGTTGATAGCCTTGGCGCTCTTGATAACGGTGCTTCCTATGTATATGTTACATCGTAGATATTATAGATAG
- a CDS encoding DUF2785 domain-containing protein, whose product MYQDLLRKIAEEKPNYNQEEIQWLLDHLGDPSPEIRDDLVFTSFAKEIQEELFTQEQFHFIAEVVLADGGLDKEIDKVGLSTLERSFRALIYANLLSADANQQSVFYQGLQSEIRNVLLNQGLHYLSKEKDTTGFSSQYGWVHSFAHGADLLTEVVCHPGFPKNRVHEVFKILGQLFKRMSIRFTDDEDWRLARVIYEPILQGKLAQEQVASWIKTVDFPIEERENFYKFSNFRSCLVEVYVQLDQRNSLQDELKEAIQSFQY is encoded by the coding sequence ATGTATCAAGATTTACTAAGAAAAATAGCAGAAGAAAAACCAAATTATAACCAGGAGGAAATCCAGTGGTTGCTTGATCATTTGGGAGATCCTTCTCCAGAAATTCGTGATGATCTTGTTTTTACAAGCTTTGCTAAGGAGATTCAGGAAGAGCTATTTACACAGGAACAATTTCATTTCATTGCTGAGGTGGTCTTAGCTGATGGAGGGTTAGATAAAGAGATTGATAAGGTAGGCTTGTCAACACTTGAACGTTCTTTTAGGGCACTTATTTATGCAAATCTCTTGTCTGCAGATGCTAACCAGCAATCGGTTTTTTATCAGGGATTACAATCAGAAATTCGTAATGTCCTTTTAAATCAAGGCTTGCACTATCTTTCAAAAGAAAAGGATACAACAGGTTTCTCAAGTCAGTATGGTTGGGTTCATTCTTTTGCACATGGAGCCGATTTACTGACAGAGGTGGTTTGTCATCCGGGCTTTCCTAAAAACAGAGTTCATGAAGTATTTAAGATACTTGGCCAACTATTTAAAAGAATGTCGATTCGCTTTACAGATGATGAGGATTGGCGTTTAGCAAGAGTGATCTATGAACCTATTTTACAAGGGAAGTTAGCGCAAGAACAAGTAGCTTCTTGGATAAAAACTGTTGATTTTCCGATAGAAGAAAGGGAGAATTTTTACAAATTTTCCAACTTTAGATCCTGTCTGGTGGAAGTCTATGTCCAACTTGACCAGAGAAATAGTTTACAAGATGAGTTGAAAGAAGCTATCCAGTCTTTTCAATACTAG
- a CDS encoding MIP/aquaporin family protein, translating to MKKFVAELIGTFMLVFVGTGAVVFGNGLDGLGHLGIAFAFGLAIVVAAYSIGTVSGAHLNPAVSIAMFVNKRLSSSELVNYILGQVVGAFIASGAVFFLLGNSGMSTASLGENALANGVTVFGGFLFEVIATFLFVLVIMTVTSESKGNGAIAGLVIGLSLMAMILVGLKITGLSVNPARSLAPAVLVGGAALQQVWIFILAPIAGGVLAALVAKNFLGTEE from the coding sequence ATGAAAAAATTTGTTGCTGAGTTAATCGGTACGTTCATGCTTGTATTCGTCGGGACAGGAGCTGTTGTTTTTGGAAATGGTCTTGATGGCCTTGGTCACCTTGGAATCGCCTTTGCTTTTGGTTTAGCAATCGTGGTGGCAGCCTACTCAATCGGAACTGTTTCAGGTGCTCACTTGAACCCGGCTGTTTCGATTGCTATGTTTGTAAACAAACGTTTGTCATCTTCAGAACTTGTAAACTACATCCTTGGTCAGGTTGTTGGAGCTTTCATCGCTTCTGGCGCAGTCTTCTTCCTCTTGGGTAATTCAGGTATGTCAACTGCTAGTCTTGGTGAAAATGCCTTGGCAAACGGTGTCACTGTCTTTGGTGGTTTCTTGTTTGAAGTCATCGCAACTTTCTTATTTGTCTTGGTTATCATGACTGTGACTTCAGAAAGTAAGGGCAATGGCGCGATTGCTGGTTTGGTAATCGGTTTGTCATTGATGGCGATGATTCTTGTCGGATTGAAGATTACTGGACTTTCAGTAAACCCAGCTCGTAGCTTGGCACCAGCTGTCTTGGTAGGCGGCGCAGCCCTTCAACAAGTTTGGATTTTTATCCTTGCACCAATCGCTGGTGGAGTTCTTGCAGCCCTTGTTGCAAAAAATTTCCTTGGAACAGAAGAATAA